Proteins encoded in a region of the Thunnus thynnus chromosome 8, fThuThy2.1, whole genome shotgun sequence genome:
- the LOC137188177 gene encoding chymotrypsin-like elastase family member 3B: MLQTLALLLLQVAYVFGCGTPAVKPNTNRVVNGEDARPHSWPWQISLQVKHGSRFHHTCGGTLIGPRWVLTAGHCIWPGDVYRVVLGEHDMSQQEGTEQIRDILRIIVHPKWDIDHVADGNDLALLKLDKSPIMNDSIGLACIPEAGEIPTHGAPCYISGWGNLYTHGPMPDKLQQALLPVVEHSVCSRSDWWGISVKTTMICAGGDVVSGCNGDSGGPLNCLGQDGKWYVQGVTSFVSSRTCNEVKKPTVFTRTSAFTEWLSDVMLRY; encoded by the exons ATGCTGCAGACACTGGCCCTCCTGCTGCTCCAGGTAGCATATG tttttggatGTGGTACACCTGCTGTCAAGCCCAACACCAATAGGGTAGTAAATGGAGAGGATGCCCGTCCCCATAGCTGGCCCTGGCAG ATCTCCCTGCAGGTGAAGCACGGCAGCCGTTTCCATCACACTTGTGGAGGAACTCTGATTGGACCTCGCTGGGTGCTGACTGCTGGGCACTGCATCTG GCCAGGAGATGTGTACCGTGTGGTCCTGGGAGAGCATGACATGAGCCAACAAGAGGGCACTGAACAGATCAGAGACATTCTGCGCATCATTGTCCATCCCAAGTGGGATATTGACCATGTGGCTGATGG CAATGATCTTGCCCTGCTGAAGCTGGATAAGAGCCCCATTATGAACGACAGCATTGGCCTGGCTTGTATCCCGGAGGCTGGAGAGATCCCCACTCATGGGGCACCATGTTACATCTCCGGCTGGGGCAACCTTTACA ccCATGGTCCCATGCCTGATAAGTTGCAGCAGGCCTTGCTGCCTGTGGTGGAGCACAGTGTGTGCAGCCGCAGTGACTGGTGGGGCATCAGCGTCAAGACCACCATGATCTGTGCAGGAGGAGATGTTGTATCTGGATGCAAT ggAGACTCTGGAGGTCCTCTGAACTGTTTGGGTCAGGATGGTAAGTGGTACGTTCAGGGCGTCACCAGCTTTGTTTCCTCCCGCACCTGCAATGAGGTGAAGAAGCCCACAGTCTTCACGCGCACCTCTGCCTTCACCGAGTGGCTCAGTGAT GTCATGCTGCGATACTGA
- the slc34a2b gene encoding solute carrier family 34 member 2b, protein MAPRPEVETGSSHSLNDDSTPTKDSAILPAYSTVDLVNEAPDDKNPWDLPELKDTGIKWSELDTKGKIMRVLTGIVKLILLLGLLYVFICSLDILSSAFQLVGGKAAGDIFQDNVVLSNPVAGLVIGVLVTVLVQSSSTSSSIVVSMVSSGLLDVQSAVPIVMGANIGTSVTNTIVAMMQAGDRNEFRRAFAGATVHDFFNWLSVLILLPLEVATGVLYKLTHIIIESFNIEGGENAPDLLNVITDPVTNSIIQLDKSVITDIATGNLEARNKSLIKIWCKTETNTTFWNKTVENCTAGAICWEDGNQTWTEMNSTWTDYQEKCKHLFVNADLPDLAVGLILLALSLLCLCTCLILIVKLLNSMLKGQVAVVIKKVLNTDFPFPFGWVTGYIAIFVGAGMTFIVQSSSVFTSAITPLVGIGVISLERAYPLTLGSNIGTTTTAILAAMASPGETLANSLQIALCHFFFNIMGILLWYPIPITRLPIRLARGLGNKTAKYRWFAGLYLFLCFLVFPLSVFSLSLAGWQALVGVGVPIIVLVVFVIIVNVMQSRCPNYLPSFLRTWDFLPRPLHSLAPWDTVITSTFGFCGKHCCCCCRCCKCSKCCKKNEDEKIQMDSKKSLQMYDNPAMSRDEDTREVANATPL, encoded by the exons ATGGCTCCTAGACCAGAAGTGGAGACTGGTTCCTCCCACAGTCTAAACG ATGACAGCACTCCAACTAAAGATTCGGCTATTCTGCCGGCCTACTCCACCGTGGACCTGGTGAATGAAGCTCCAGATGACAAGAATCCCTGGGATCTCCCAGAGCTGAAAGACACAGGGATCAAGTGGTCAG AGTTGGATACAAAAGGAAAGATTATGAGAGTGCTGACTGGTATTGTGAAGTTAATTCTGCTGCTTGGACTTCtctatgtgtttatttgctccCTGGATATTCTCAGCTCTGCTTTCCAGCTTGTCGGAG GAAAAGCTGCTGGTGACATCTTCCAGGACAATGTTGTGTTGTCTAACCCTGTGGCTGGGCTGGTGATCGGGGTGTTAGTCACAGTGCTGGTGCAAAGTtccagcacctcctcctccattgTGGTCAGCATGGTATCCTCTGGAT TGCTGGATGTCCAGTCTGCAGTGCCGATCGTCATGGGCGCAAACATTGGAACATCTGTCACCAACACTATTGTGGCTATGATGCAGGCAGGAGATAGAAATGAGTTCCGCAG GGCATTTGCTGGTGCCACTGTCCATGACTTCTTTAACTGGCTGTCTGTGCTGATTCTCCTGCCCTTGGAAGTAGCCACAGGCGTGCTGTACAAACTTACCCACATTATAATTGAATCCTTTAACATTGAGGGTGGAGAGAACGCCCCCGACCTGCTCAACGTCATCACAGACCCTGTAACAAACTCCATCATCCAG CTGGACAAATCTGTTATCACTGACATTGCCACTGGGAACCTAGAAGCCAGAAACAAGAGTCTGATCAAAATATGGTGCAAAACTGAAACCAACACG ACTTTCTGGAACAAGACGGTGGAGAACTGCACTGCTGGTGCCATCTGTTGGGAAGATGGAAACCAGACCTGGACCGAGATGAACTCGACTTGGACAGACTACCAAGAGAAAT GCAAACACCTCTTCGTCAATGCTGATTTGCCAGACCTGGCAGTGGGCCTCATTCTCCTGgctctgtctctgctctgcCTCTGCACCTGCCTCATCCTCATCGTCAAGCTGCTCAACTCCATGCTGAAGGGGCAGGTGGCTGTGGTCATCAAGAAAGTGCTCAACACag ACTTCCCATTCCCCTTCGGCTGGGTTACTGGCTATATTGCAATTTTTGTGGGAGCAGGAATGACTTTCATTGTTCAGAGCAGCTCCGTCTTCACCTCAGCTATAACTCCTCTTGTTG GTATTGGTGTCATTAGCCTTGAGAGAGCCTATCCTCTGACACTGGGGTCAAATATTGGTACAACCACCACTGCTATACTTGCTGCTATGGCTAGCCCTGGAGAAACACTAGCCAACTCCCTGCAG aTTGCACTTTGCCATTTCTTCTTCAACATCATGGGTATCTTACTGTGGTATCCGATCCCCATCACGCGGCTGCCCATCAGGTTGGCCCGAGGGCTGGGGAACAAAACGGCCAAATACCGTTGGTTTGCTGGCCTTTACCTCTTCCTGTGCTTCTTggttttccctctctctgttttcagcCTGTCACTGGCAGGGTGGCAGGCCCTGGTCGGCGTCGGTGTGCCCATCATCGTGCTGGTCGTGTTTGTGATCATTGTAAACGTGATGCAGTCTCGCTGTCCCAACTACCTGCCCAGCTTCCTGCGCACGTGGGACTTTTTGCCCCGGCCCCTGCACTCCCTGGCGCCCTGGGACACCGTGATAACCTCGACCTTTGGCTTCTGTGgcaaacactgctgctgctgctgcaggtgcTGCAAGTGCAGCAAGTGCTGCAAAAAGAATGAGGACGAAAAAATCCAGATGGACAGCAAGAAGAGTCTGCAGATGTATGATAACCCAGCCATGTCAAGAGATGAGGATACAAGGGAGGTTGCCAACGCAACACCTCTTTAA